The proteins below are encoded in one region of Takifugu rubripes chromosome 1, fTakRub1.2, whole genome shotgun sequence:
- the tent5c gene encoding terminal nucleotidyltransferase 5C, with the protein MLPTHGFVNLIRQPKMDHLEESMSGSVSALSWEQVSRLDEVLTEVVPVHGRGNFPTLEVRLKDIVARVRSRLELSGIKVKDVRLNGSTASHVLVQDIGWSYKDLDVIFRVDLPCEEVFRVSKDVVLGTLLDFLPEGVNKEKITPMTLKEVYVQKLVKVNTEQDRWSLISLSNNNGRNVELKFVDSIRRQFEFSVDSFQIVLDSMLAHYEPPQAPMTQASHPAVCGESVYGDFDMALGHLRDKLIATKRPEEIRGGGLLKYCNLLVRDFRPADEEEFKALERYMCSRFFIDFPDIGEQQRKVEAYLQSHFIGEEKSKYDYLMILRRVVNESTVCLMGHERRQTLHLISLMAFRVLAEQNAIPDASCVTCYYQPAPYVRDHNFSNYYVANQNIPTWLPCN; encoded by the exons ATGCTTCCAACGCACGGATTTGTGAAT TTAATCAGACAGCCGAAGATGGATCATTTGGAAGAATCGATGAGCGGTTCCGTCAGCGCCCTGTCCTGGGAGCAGGTCAGCCGTCTGGACGAGGTCCTGACCGAGGTTGTTCCCGTCCACGGAAGGGGGAACTTCCCCACCTTGGAGGTGCGTCTGAAAGACATTGTGGCACGCGTGCGCTCACGCCTGGAGCTGAGCGGCATCAAAGTGAAGGACGTGAGACTCAACGGGTCCACGGCCAGCCACGTCCTGGTGCAGGACATTGGCTGGAGCTACAAGGACCTGGACGTCATCTTCAGGGTGGACCTGCCGTGTGAGGAAGTTTTCCGGGTCAGCAAGGACGTGGTGCTGGGCACTCTGCTGGACTTTCTGCCCGAAGGTGTGAACAAAGAGAAAATCACGCCCATGACGCTGAAGGAGGTTTACGTGCAGAAGCTGGTGAAGGTCAACACGGAGCAGGACCGCTGGAGTCTCATCTCCCTCTCCAACAACAACGGCCGCAACGTGGAGCTGAAGTTCGTGGACTCCATCCGCCGGCAGTTCGAGTTCAGCGTGGACTCGTTTCAGATCGTGCTGGACTCCATGCTGGCCCACTACGAGCCGCCGCAGGCGCCCATGACGCAGGCTTCCCACCCGGCCGTCTGCGGCGAGAGCGTGTACGGGGACTTCGACATGGCGCTGGGCCACCTGCGGGACAAGCTGATCGCCACCAAGAGACCCGAAGAGATCCGAGGGGGGGGCCTGCTGAAGTACTGCAACCTGCTGGTGCGAGACTTTCGACCCGCCGACGAGGAGGAGTTCAAGGCCCTGGAGCGGTACATGTGCTCGCGCTTCTTCATCGACTTCCCCGACATCGGCGAGCAGCAGCGCAAGGTGGAAGCCTACCTGCAGAGCCACTTCATCGGCGAAGAGAAGAGCAAGTACGACTACCTCATGATCCTCCGCCGAGTGGTCAACGAGAGCACGGTGTGCCTCATGGGCCACGAGCGGCGCCAGaccctccacctcatctccctCATGGCCTTCCGGGTGCTGGCGGAGCAGAACGCCATTCCCGACGCCTCCTGCGTCACCTGCTACTACCAGCCGGCGCCGTACGTCCGAGaccacaacttcagcaactactACGTGGCCAACCAGAACATTCCAACGTGGCTGCCGTGTAACTGA
- the gdap2 gene encoding ganglioside-induced differentiation-associated protein 2 gives MDPLGARSQFVDIQTLPTWPQQLEEDGEATSLEQGDGQDVPSPFPFRPDINSKIILFKGDVALLNCTSIVNTSSESLNDKNPVSDSIHQLAGPELRDELLKLKGCRTGEAKLTKGFGLAARFIIHTVGPKFKTKYRTAAESSLYSCYRNIMQLVVEQSMASVGLCVVTTSKRGYPLEDSTHMALRTVRRFLEKHGNSIEAVVFAASDTEEPVYKKLLPLYFPRSEEEERAFRPLIPADIGNSEGEPIVPERQIRISEKPGVLEDASEEENLESDLGQVGTHAFARMEGDVDKQRKQILQGQMSEATVQKQHQRNYSRWLCRARAEDLSDIAALKALYQTGVDMCGRTAMVVVGRNIPVTLLDLEKALLYFIHVMDHITAKEYVMVYFHTLTAEHNHLDSEFLKNLHDIVDYKFKKNLKAFYFVHPNFRSKVSTWFFTTFSVSGMKEKVHYLDSLQQLFTCIRPEQIDIPPFVLEYDARVNGPYRPPDSSSL, from the exons ATGGATCCTCTGGGTGCTCGCTCCCAGTTCGTGGACATCCAGACTCTCCCCACGTGGcctcagcagctggaggaggatggcGAGGCCACCTCCCTGGAGCAGGGCGACGGCCAGGACgtcccctctcccttccccttcAGGCCAGACATCAACTCAAAGATCATCCTCTT CAAAGGCGACGTCGCCCTGCTGAACTGCACCTCCATCGTCAACACCAGCAGTGAGTCGCTCAACGACAAGAACCCGGTTTCTGACAGCATCCACCAGCTGGCGGGTCCAGAACTGAGAGACGAGCTGCTCAAACTCAAAG gatGCCGGACAGGAGAGGCCAAGCTGACCAAAGGTTTTGGGCTGGCAGCGAGGTTCATCATCCACACCGTGGGGCCAAAATTCAAGACCAAGTACAGAACGGCGGCGGAGAGCTCGCTGTACAGCTGCTACAGGAACATCATGCAGCTGGTTGT GGAGCAGTCCATGGCGTCTGTCGGCCTGTGCGTAGTGACCACCAGCAAAAGAGGGTACCCGCTGGAGGACTCCACACACATGGCCCTCA GGACGGTGCGCAGGTTCTTGGAGAAACATGGGAACAGCATCGAGGCCGTGGTGTTCGCCGCGTCAGACACAGAAGAG CCCGTCTATaagaagctgctgcctctgtaCTTCCCTcgctctgaggaagaggagcgggccTTCAGACCTCTGATCCCAGCTGACATCGGCAACTCGGAGGGCGAACCCATCGTCCCAGAGAGGCAGATCCGCATCTCGGAGAAACCGGGCGTCCTGGAAG ACGCCTCCgaggaggagaacctggagtCCGACCTGGGCCAGGTGGGGACCCACGCCTTCGCCCGCATGGAGGGCGACGTGGAcaagcagaggaagcagatcCTGCAGGGCCAGATGTCCGAGGCAACCGTGCAGAAGCAGCATCAGAGAAA CTACAGTCGCTGGCTGTGTCGAGCGCGTGCAGAGGATCTGTCGGACATCGCCGCGCTCAAAGCTTTGTATCAAACTG GCGTGGACATGTGTGGGAGGACGGCGATGGTGGTGGTCGGGCGAAACATCCCAGTCACTCTCCTGGACCTTGAAAAG GCGCTGCTCTACTTCATCCACGTGATGGACCACATCACGGCGAAGGAGTACGTGATGGTTTACTTCCACACCCTGACCGCCGAGCACAACCACCTGGACTCCGAGTTCCTGAAAAACCTGCACGACATCGTCGATTACAA GTTTAAGAAGAATCTAAAGGCCTTTTACTTTGTGCATCCGAACTTTCGCTCCAAG GTGTCCACGTGGTTCTTCACCACCTTCAGCGTGTCGGGGATGAAGGAGAAGGTCCACTACCTggacagcctgcagcagctcttcaccTGCATCAGGCCGGAGCAGATCGACATCCCTCCGTTTGTGCTGGAGTACGACGCCCGA GTGAACGGGCCGTACCGACCCCCCGACTCCTCCAGTCTGTGA
- the wdr3 gene encoding WD repeat-containing protein 3 isoform X2 has product MGLTKQYLRYVASAVFGVIGSQKANIAYVTLRGGEKGRYIAAAACEHVFIWDVRKGEKVMILEGQKHEVTFLRPSPDGVSIAVGYEDGAVRIFSLLNGESNVSFNGHKSAVSIICYDELGARLVTGSKDTDVIVWDIINECGLYRLRGHKGLITQALFLKDKNLLVTSSKDSFVKWWDLDTQHCFKTIVGHRSEVWGMVLLDRESRLLTGSADSELRAWDITYLQEVKAEGEPEEKRGKIELVEDEDEGDQEDEADEGPEERILSCKKVGSILREARDRVVSLAADARTGVIACHGNDSILEVFRVLPEAEVQQKMKKKEKRARKKAARAQEETGEDAGELTVKRTLKDEITRLTHIKASAKIRWAECLSCPGGELKVALLLQNNTIETYSLKAASTTPTSSKTARLTLGGHRTDVRTLAFSSDNLAVLSASGDTIKVWNRATLQVIRTMACEYALCSLFVPGDRQIILGTKSGKLQIFELASGSLLETVDAHDGALWSLCLAPDQRGLVTGSADKTVKFWEFELIKDGEMSHKRLTVKHKRTLQLEEDVLCVKFSPDHRLLAVSLLDCTVKLFYTDTLKFFLSLYGHKLPVLCLDICHDSTLIATGSADRNVKIWGLDFGDCHRSMFAHDDSVMFLQFLPKTHLFFTAGKDKKIKQWDADKFEHIQTLEGHHREVWCLAVSPSGDHLVSASHDKSLRLWERTREPVILEEEREMEREAEFEESMSKGDIPVVPGEAPGEAAPAGKKTIETVKAAERIMEALELFKDENRKMEEHKYVCEAAGKQLPPPNPNPILVAFGNISPSRYVLDVIRKVRSSELEVSLLVLPFSYVPELLKLFNGYIQQGLEVELVCRCLFFLLRIHFGQISSNQMLLTVMDQLRTNTVAQVRQIRDVMGFNSAALQFLQREIESREEVTFFAEATGKLKERKRRRTKRERVVLTIA; this is encoded by the exons ATGGGGTTGACCAAGCAGTACCTGCGCTATGTTGCCAGCGCGGTGTTTGGAGTCATCGGTAGCCAAAAGGCCAACATTGCCTACGTGACCCTgcgggggggagagaagggtcGCTACATTGCTGCGGCGGCGTGTGAACATGTGTTTATCTGGGACGTGCGAAAGGGAGAGAAG GTGATGATCCTGGAGGGTCAGAAACACGAGGTGACCTTTCTCCGACCCTCACCCGATGGCGTCAGTATTGCGGTAGGTTACGAGGACGGCGCGGTGCGGATATTCAGCCTATTAAACGGCGAGAGCAACGTTTCCTTCAATGGCCACAAGTCTGCCGTCAGCATCATATGCTACGATGAGCTTGGAGCTCGGCTGGTCACAGGCTCCAAG GACACCGACGTTATCGTGTGGGACATCATCAACGAATGTGGACTGTACAGGCTGAGAGGCCACAAAGGCCTCATCACACAGGCCCTGTTCCTCAAAGACAAGAACCTCCTGGTCACGAG CTCCAAGGACAGTTTTGTGAAGTGGTGGGACCTGGACACTCAGCACTGCTTCAAGACCATAGTGGGACATCGTAGCGAG GTGTGGGGGATGGTGCTGCTGGACCGGGAGAGCCGGCTGTTGACCGGCTCGGCAGACAGCGAACTCCGAGCCTGGGACATCACCTACCTGCAGGAG GTGAAAGCCGAGGGGGAGccggaggagaaaagggggaaaattgAGCTGGTGGAAGATGAAGACGAAGGCGACCAGGAagatgaagctgatgaaggtCCCGAAGAG cGCATCCTGAGTTGTAAGAAGGTCGGCTCCATCCTGAGAGAGGCCAGAGACCGAGTCGTCTCGCTCGCCGCGGACGCCAGGACCGGCGTCATCGCCTGTCAC GGGAACGATTCCATCCTGGAGGTCTTCAGAGTGCTGCCAGAAGCAGAAGtgcagcagaaaatgaaaaagaaggagaagagagcccGAAAGAAGGCGGCCCG AGCTCAGGAAGAAACGGGCGAGGACGCAGGAGAGTTGACGGTGAAGAGGACGCTGAAGGACGAGATCACCAGATTGACCCACATCAAGGCCTCCGCGAAGATCAG aTGGGCGGAGTGCCTGTCGTGTCCTGGCGGCGAGCTGaaggtggcgctgctgctgcagaacaacaCCATCGAGACCTACAGCCTGAAGGCCGCCAGCACGACGCCCACCAGCAGCAAGACGGCCCGCTTGACGCTCGGCGGCCATCGGACGGATGTGCGGACGCTGGCCTTCAGCTCGGACAACCTGGCCGTCCTGTCCGCCTCCGGAGACACCATCAAAGTCTGGAACAG GGCGACGCTGCAGGTGATCCGTACCATGGCGTGCGAATACGCACTCTGCTCGCTCTTCGTGCCTGGAGACAGACAGATCATCCTCGGAACAAAG AGCGGGAAGCTGCAGATCTTCGAGCTGGCCTCAGGAAGCCTCTTGGAGACCGTGGACGCTCACGACGGCGCCCTGTGGTCGCTGTGCCTCGCCCCTGACCAG AGGGGGCTTGTAACAGGAAGTGCGGACAAGACGGTGAAGTTCTGGGAGTTTGAGCTGATaaaggatggagagatgagcCATAA GCGTCTGACGGTGAAACACAAGCGCACTCTTCAGCTGGAAGAAGACGTCCTGTGTGTGAAATTCTCCCCCGACCACAGACTTTTGGCTGTCTCTCTGTTGGACTGCACCGTCAAACTCTTCTACACAGACACGCTGAAG ttCTTCTTGTCTCTGTATGGACACAAGCTGCCCGTCCTTTGTCTGGACATCTGTCAT GACAGCACGCTAATCGCCACCGGCTCTGCTGACAGAAACGTGAAGATCTGGGGTTTGGACTTCGGCGACTGTCACCGCTCCATGTTCGCTCACGACGACAG TGTCATGTTCCTCCAGTTCCTCCCCAAGACTCATCTGTTCTTCACGGCCGGGAAGGACAAGAAGATCAAACAGTGGGACGCCGACAAGTTTGAGCACATCCAGACGCTGGAG GGTCATCATCGGGAGGTTTGGTGTCTGGCCGTCAGCCCCAGCGGCGACCACCTGGTGTCGGCGTCTCACGACAAGTCGCTGCGCCTGTGGGAGAGAACCAGGGAGCCCgtcatcctggaggaggagcgagagATG gagCGAGAGGCGGAGTTTGAGGAGAGCATGTCCAAAGGCGACATCCCAGTG GTACCCGGAGAGGCTCCAGGAGAAGCTGCCCCAGCCGGCAAGAAGACCATCGAGACGGTCAAAGCT GCGGAAAGAATCATGGAGGCTCTGGAGCTGTTCAAGGAcgaaaacaggaagatggaagAACACAAGTACGTCTGCGAGGCTGCAGGCAAACAG CTTCCGCCGCCCAATCCCAACCCGATCCTCGTAGCCTTTGGAAACATCAGC CCGTCGCGCTACGTTCTGGACGTCATCAGGAAGGTCAGATCCAG CGAGCTGGAGGTCTCCCTGCTGGTCCTCCCGTTCTCCTACGTCCCCgagctgctgaagctcttcAACGGCTACATCCAGCAGggcctggaggtggagctggtcTGCCGCTgcctgttcttcctcctcag GATCCATTTTGGGCAGATCTCCAGTAACCAGATGCTGCTGACGGTCATGGACCAGCTGCGCACCAACACCGTGGCCCAAGTGCGCCAGATCAGA GACGTGATGGGCTTCAACAGCGCGGCGCTGCAGTTCCTCCAGCGGGAGAtcgagagcagagaggaggtcaCGTTCTTCGCGGAGGCCACGGGGAAactgaaggagaggaagaggaggaggacgaagagggAGCGGGTCGTGCTGACCATCGCTTGA
- the wdr3 gene encoding WD repeat-containing protein 3 isoform X1, whose protein sequence is MGLTKQYLRYVASAVFGVIGSQKANIAYVTLRGGEKGRYIAAAACEHVFIWDVRKGEKVMILEGQKHEVTFLRPSPDGVSIAVGYEDGAVRIFSLLNGESNVSFNGHKSAVSIICYDELGARLVTGSKDTDVIVWDIINECGLYRLRGHKGLITQALFLKDKNLLVTSSKDSFVKWWDLDTQHCFKTIVGHRSEVWGMVLLDRESRLLTGSADSELRAWDITYLQEVKAEGEPEEKRGKIELVEDEDEGDQEDEADEGPEEVQRILSCKKVGSILREARDRVVSLAADARTGVIACHGNDSILEVFRVLPEAEVQQKMKKKEKRARKKAARAQEETGEDAGELTVKRTLKDEITRLTHIKASAKIRWAECLSCPGGELKVALLLQNNTIETYSLKAASTTPTSSKTARLTLGGHRTDVRTLAFSSDNLAVLSASGDTIKVWNRATLQVIRTMACEYALCSLFVPGDRQIILGTKSGKLQIFELASGSLLETVDAHDGALWSLCLAPDQRGLVTGSADKTVKFWEFELIKDGEMSHKRLTVKHKRTLQLEEDVLCVKFSPDHRLLAVSLLDCTVKLFYTDTLKFFLSLYGHKLPVLCLDICHDSTLIATGSADRNVKIWGLDFGDCHRSMFAHDDSVMFLQFLPKTHLFFTAGKDKKIKQWDADKFEHIQTLEGHHREVWCLAVSPSGDHLVSASHDKSLRLWERTREPVILEEEREMEREAEFEESMSKGDIPVVPGEAPGEAAPAGKKTIETVKAAERIMEALELFKDENRKMEEHKYVCEAAGKQLPPPNPNPILVAFGNISPSRYVLDVIRKVRSSELEVSLLVLPFSYVPELLKLFNGYIQQGLEVELVCRCLFFLLRIHFGQISSNQMLLTVMDQLRTNTVAQVRQIRDVMGFNSAALQFLQREIESREEVTFFAEATGKLKERKRRRTKRERVVLTIA, encoded by the exons ATGGGGTTGACCAAGCAGTACCTGCGCTATGTTGCCAGCGCGGTGTTTGGAGTCATCGGTAGCCAAAAGGCCAACATTGCCTACGTGACCCTgcgggggggagagaagggtcGCTACATTGCTGCGGCGGCGTGTGAACATGTGTTTATCTGGGACGTGCGAAAGGGAGAGAAG GTGATGATCCTGGAGGGTCAGAAACACGAGGTGACCTTTCTCCGACCCTCACCCGATGGCGTCAGTATTGCGGTAGGTTACGAGGACGGCGCGGTGCGGATATTCAGCCTATTAAACGGCGAGAGCAACGTTTCCTTCAATGGCCACAAGTCTGCCGTCAGCATCATATGCTACGATGAGCTTGGAGCTCGGCTGGTCACAGGCTCCAAG GACACCGACGTTATCGTGTGGGACATCATCAACGAATGTGGACTGTACAGGCTGAGAGGCCACAAAGGCCTCATCACACAGGCCCTGTTCCTCAAAGACAAGAACCTCCTGGTCACGAG CTCCAAGGACAGTTTTGTGAAGTGGTGGGACCTGGACACTCAGCACTGCTTCAAGACCATAGTGGGACATCGTAGCGAG GTGTGGGGGATGGTGCTGCTGGACCGGGAGAGCCGGCTGTTGACCGGCTCGGCAGACAGCGAACTCCGAGCCTGGGACATCACCTACCTGCAGGAG GTGAAAGCCGAGGGGGAGccggaggagaaaagggggaaaattgAGCTGGTGGAAGATGAAGACGAAGGCGACCAGGAagatgaagctgatgaaggtCCCGAAGAGGTACAG cGCATCCTGAGTTGTAAGAAGGTCGGCTCCATCCTGAGAGAGGCCAGAGACCGAGTCGTCTCGCTCGCCGCGGACGCCAGGACCGGCGTCATCGCCTGTCAC GGGAACGATTCCATCCTGGAGGTCTTCAGAGTGCTGCCAGAAGCAGAAGtgcagcagaaaatgaaaaagaaggagaagagagcccGAAAGAAGGCGGCCCG AGCTCAGGAAGAAACGGGCGAGGACGCAGGAGAGTTGACGGTGAAGAGGACGCTGAAGGACGAGATCACCAGATTGACCCACATCAAGGCCTCCGCGAAGATCAG aTGGGCGGAGTGCCTGTCGTGTCCTGGCGGCGAGCTGaaggtggcgctgctgctgcagaacaacaCCATCGAGACCTACAGCCTGAAGGCCGCCAGCACGACGCCCACCAGCAGCAAGACGGCCCGCTTGACGCTCGGCGGCCATCGGACGGATGTGCGGACGCTGGCCTTCAGCTCGGACAACCTGGCCGTCCTGTCCGCCTCCGGAGACACCATCAAAGTCTGGAACAG GGCGACGCTGCAGGTGATCCGTACCATGGCGTGCGAATACGCACTCTGCTCGCTCTTCGTGCCTGGAGACAGACAGATCATCCTCGGAACAAAG AGCGGGAAGCTGCAGATCTTCGAGCTGGCCTCAGGAAGCCTCTTGGAGACCGTGGACGCTCACGACGGCGCCCTGTGGTCGCTGTGCCTCGCCCCTGACCAG AGGGGGCTTGTAACAGGAAGTGCGGACAAGACGGTGAAGTTCTGGGAGTTTGAGCTGATaaaggatggagagatgagcCATAA GCGTCTGACGGTGAAACACAAGCGCACTCTTCAGCTGGAAGAAGACGTCCTGTGTGTGAAATTCTCCCCCGACCACAGACTTTTGGCTGTCTCTCTGTTGGACTGCACCGTCAAACTCTTCTACACAGACACGCTGAAG ttCTTCTTGTCTCTGTATGGACACAAGCTGCCCGTCCTTTGTCTGGACATCTGTCAT GACAGCACGCTAATCGCCACCGGCTCTGCTGACAGAAACGTGAAGATCTGGGGTTTGGACTTCGGCGACTGTCACCGCTCCATGTTCGCTCACGACGACAG TGTCATGTTCCTCCAGTTCCTCCCCAAGACTCATCTGTTCTTCACGGCCGGGAAGGACAAGAAGATCAAACAGTGGGACGCCGACAAGTTTGAGCACATCCAGACGCTGGAG GGTCATCATCGGGAGGTTTGGTGTCTGGCCGTCAGCCCCAGCGGCGACCACCTGGTGTCGGCGTCTCACGACAAGTCGCTGCGCCTGTGGGAGAGAACCAGGGAGCCCgtcatcctggaggaggagcgagagATG gagCGAGAGGCGGAGTTTGAGGAGAGCATGTCCAAAGGCGACATCCCAGTG GTACCCGGAGAGGCTCCAGGAGAAGCTGCCCCAGCCGGCAAGAAGACCATCGAGACGGTCAAAGCT GCGGAAAGAATCATGGAGGCTCTGGAGCTGTTCAAGGAcgaaaacaggaagatggaagAACACAAGTACGTCTGCGAGGCTGCAGGCAAACAG CTTCCGCCGCCCAATCCCAACCCGATCCTCGTAGCCTTTGGAAACATCAGC CCGTCGCGCTACGTTCTGGACGTCATCAGGAAGGTCAGATCCAG CGAGCTGGAGGTCTCCCTGCTGGTCCTCCCGTTCTCCTACGTCCCCgagctgctgaagctcttcAACGGCTACATCCAGCAGggcctggaggtggagctggtcTGCCGCTgcctgttcttcctcctcag GATCCATTTTGGGCAGATCTCCAGTAACCAGATGCTGCTGACGGTCATGGACCAGCTGCGCACCAACACCGTGGCCCAAGTGCGCCAGATCAGA GACGTGATGGGCTTCAACAGCGCGGCGCTGCAGTTCCTCCAGCGGGAGAtcgagagcagagaggaggtcaCGTTCTTCGCGGAGGCCACGGGGAAactgaaggagaggaagaggaggaggacgaagagggAGCGGGTCGTGCTGACCATCGCTTGA